The sequence below is a genomic window from Gadus morhua chromosome 12, gadMor3.0, whole genome shotgun sequence.
gaaaaaaaaaaaaaaattagactgCCACCTTGTGTACATGCATTTGATGAACTTACTTATTTAGATTAACAACGACCAAATATATAAATTCTTTCCAGCATGAGATATTTTGGTAATTTATAGATTTTATATTATAATCCAATAACTGACAGAGATGACTGATCATGCCAGAATGATTTCACCTCAGAATCCCATGGACAGACTTAGAGGCTCCTGAATATAGAAATATATCATGTTATGAAGAATTGCAAAAGCCAGTTGTTACTGGAGAGATATGACAGAGGTAAATCATGAGTgacgtgtgtggctgtgtgtgtgtgtgtgtgtgtgtgtgtgtgtgtgtgtgtgtgtgtgtgtgtgtgtgtgtgtgtgtgtgtgtgtgtgtgtgtgtgtgtgtgtgtgtgtgtgtgtgtgtgtgtttgtgtatagcaGACCACTATACAGGTTTTTCTTAAACTGAAGTTAGTTTGAGCTGAGATTAAAGGACTAAGATTTGATGTGGCTTCTTGTCTAATACAGAAAGAAAAAGGAGCCATGTACTCACATGGATTGTGTTTTTAGTGTTGTTCAAACAATCACATTCGACCACATCCTGTTTCCTCTTCTCTGACTTTAATAAGTTCCAGTGAAAGTAAGGCTATTGTCAGTGGAGCAGCAGAACTCTTGCTGACACCACACTCATCACCATGGCGCTGCACAATACCTGGGTGGTCCTGATGCTGGTCCTTAGCCTTCGTGGTCAAGGTAAGATGATCATTACTGTATTAGTAGTTTGATTCATTCATTGAATCCATTTACAAAGAAGGTGGATACAGCCTGATGCGTGTACATCCCCTTAATCTTGGGATGTTTCTTACTTCTCCAGTTCAAACAGGGAAAATCTTTGGGGGACGCAAAGCTGTCCCTCATAGCAGACCCTACATGGTGCTTTTGGAATTGAAAACTTTCCAGGGAACCACCATATATTGTGACGGCTTCCTGATCAGCAATCAGTTTGTGGTGACAGCTGCTCACTGCCAGGCCCGGTGAGGTTCTTGACTGATCCGCAGGACAACAACACCGTGCTGATTTCAGCTATGGTTCCACAAGTAAAACAGGAACTTACAATCCAGGAGATAACTTGCATTATTCATTACTCAAAAGCTTTATTCATTCAATAATATGTGTTAATGGCCTATATCTGCACTATACGTTCAACTACAGGTTTTATAGAGCTTTTAGTTACAAGCACCATGTCCAATAAACAATTTTAACAATTGCATCAATTATAACTTTTTGTCCCAGTACCTATGACGTCTTTGTAGGTCTTCATAAGTCCGACAATTATCCACCTCCGAAGGCCATTCAAGTGAGTCGAGCAATTCCGCATGAGGActacaataataaaacaaaaattaaCGACTTGATGTTGCTGCAGGTAAGCATGAATCCACCTTTATGTTATGTATGTACATTATAGTGCGAATGCATTCTTGTTTTGACGCTAACcagtacaaccccccccccccctttcttctCAAGTTATGTGAGAAGGTAAACTTCACAGAGCATGTCAGACCGATTAATTTAGCACACCGAGGTGATCATCTGCCTCAACGCTGTATAGTCTCGGGCTGGGGATCTACTAGTGAAGAGAATCAGGAAATAGCCAGCGAGCTGAGGGAAGTTAATGTTACCCTTGTGAATAGTACACTCTCTGCTGAGCGCCAT
It includes:
- the LOC115555209 gene encoding mast cell protease 1A-like isoform X3 codes for the protein MALHNTWVVLMLVLSLRGQVQTGKIFGGRKAVPHSRPYMVLLELKTFQGTTIYCDGFLISNQFVVTAAHCQARTYDVFVGLHKSDNYPPPKAIQVSRAIPHEDYNNKTKINDLMLLQLCEKVNFTEHVRPINLAHRGDHLPQRCIVSGWGSTSEENQEIASELREVNVTLVNSTLSAERHAYFSRGEIGPSRGDSGGPLVCECEVAYGVVSCGTQDLKVYTKIPDYLDWIERHIRKK
- the LOC115555209 gene encoding mast cell protease 1A-like isoform X2; the protein is MALHNTWVVLMLVLSLRGQVQTGKIFGGRKAVPHSRPYMVLLELKTFQGTTIYCDGFLISNQFVVTAAHCQARTYDVFVGLHKSDNYPPPKAIQVSRAIPHEDYNNKTKINDLMLLQLCEKVNFTEHVRPINLAHRGDHLPQRCIVSGWGSTSEENQEIASELREVNVTLVNSTLSAERHAYFSRGEIGPSRGDSGGPLVCECEVAYGVVSCGTQDLKVYTKIPDYLDWIERHIRKK